The following coding sequences lie in one Chelmon rostratus isolate fCheRos1 chromosome 2, fCheRos1.pri, whole genome shotgun sequence genomic window:
- the LOC121612038 gene encoding odorant receptor 131-2-like: MSASSANVTVVKEYRDSFTKAVTKNVIVVVLSISINYINAGLIRTFSKHQIFYTNPRYILFFHLVVNDMIQVMLTVILFIISYILYKINVSICCVFILLALFTTENTPLNLACMAVECYIAICFPLRHVQICTIKRTLMLIGLIWVTSMLSVLPDLFITLATQPLDFFQSRVFCLRETAFPNPHIIKKRDITYIVYLVIVWFAIFYTYFRILFTAKTASTDAKKARNTILLHGFQVLLCMATYTEPLLKNGLQQWFPKNNPDSMFACYIIIQILPRSISPIIYGIRDKTFRRYLKRYLFCKVSLQSAAGHGF, from the exons ATGAGCGCGTCATCTGCCAACGTGACCGTGGTTAAAGAGTATCGAGACTCTTTCACTAAAGCTGTGACCAAGAATGTGATTGTTGTGGTTCTCAGCATCTCCATCAACTACATAAATGCAGGCCTCATTCGAACCTTTTCCAAACACCAG ATCTTCTACACGAATCCTCGGTACATCCTGTTTTTCCACTTGGTGGTCAATGACATGATTCAGGTGATGCTGACCGTCATCCTGTTCATCATCAGCTACATCCTCTACAAAATAAACGTCTCCATCTGTTGCGTCTTCATCCTGCTCGCTCTTTTCACCACTGAAAACACTCCTCTGAACCTGGCTTGCATGGCGGTGGAGTGCTACATCGCCATCTGCTTCCCCCTTCGCCATGTGCAGATCTGTACCATCAAGAGAACTTTAATGCTGATTGGTTTAATCTGGGTGACAAGCATGTTGTCTGTCCTGCCTGATCTGTTCATCACCTTGGCCACACAGCCTTTGGACTTCTTTCAATCCAGAGTGTTCTGCCTCAGAGAAACTGCCTTTCCCAATCCCCACATTATCAAGAAGAGAGATATTACCTATATTGTGTATCTGGTTATAGTTTGGTTTGCTATCTTTTATACTTACTTCAGAATTCTGTTCACTGCAAAAACAGCAAGCACAGATGCTAAAAAAGCCAGAAACACCATCCTGCTCCATGGTTTTCAGGTGCTGTTGTGCATGGCAACATACACAGAACCACTGCTAAAAAACGGTCTACAGCAATGGTTTCCAAAGAATAATCCAGACTCCATGTTCGCTTGTTACATTATTATACAGATCCTGCCACGATCCATTAGTCCAATCATTTATGGCATACGAGACAAGACTTTCAGGAGATACCTGAAAAGGTATCTGTTTTGTAAAGTCAGcctacagtcagcagcaggtCATGGATTCTAG